A window from Primulina huaijiensis isolate GDHJ02 chromosome 11, ASM1229523v2, whole genome shotgun sequence encodes these proteins:
- the LOC140987854 gene encoding regulator of nonsense transcripts UPF3-like isoform X7, with amino-acid sequence MKGMLDRTKVVVRHLPPTISQSNFVEQIDSRFSGRYRWLSFRPGKSSQKHVTYSRASIDFNKSDDVLEFAEFFNGHVFVNEKGTQYKTIVEYAPSQRVPKNWSKNDGREGTILKDPEYLEFLDFLAKPTENLPSAEVQLERKEAERVGAPKGIPIVTPLMDYVRQKRAARGGARRTILNGKPTRRVSGMLSRNTGSGSSRGGSEKRTSTMYVLRDSSKGASSKEKSSSVPVFKQDEQRLLDKSVTSAAVSRTDSLEGEGGSGSSEIGKQKILLLKGKEKETSNNAAPHANNLHSPIPLKQNHRRESNDRIIRSVLNRDIRQNQTLSGSQSEHRIRNINQDRDKKPPRPTNVQSFQKNANGSPEGKLASHDSQAFHTEKEERRTRNRDRPDRGVWAPIRRSDGSHASDESLSSSIFQTSQVVDSSEDIKNDVLIMRGGEFRHIGSGRGGHKSVGNGSYRQGGRRGSAYNIKDADGSQVEGKFPKRGGSSGHVSHEKQLWVQKSSPGS; translated from the exons ATGAAGGGGATGCTAGATCGAACGAAGGTGGTGGTGCGGCATTTGCCGCCGACTATTTCTCAGTCGAATTTCGTCGAGCAAATCGATTCTCGCTTCTCTGGTCGCTACCGTTGGCTTTCTTTTAGGCCGGGCAAGTCAAG CCAGAAGCATGTAACATATTCAAGAGCAAGCATCGACTTTAATAAATCAGATGATGTGCTAGAGTTCGCTGAGTTTTTTAATGGCCATGTTTTTGTCAATGAGAAAG GGACCCAGTATAAAACAATTGTTGAGTACGCCCCTTCACAGCGTGTTCCAAAGAATTGGTCAAAGAATGATGGTCGTGAAGGGACTATATTGAAAG ATCCTGAATATTTGGAGTTCCTTGATTTTCTTGCGAAGCCTACTGAGAATCTTCCCAGTGCAGAGGTACAGCTGGAGAGAAAGGAAGCAGAACGAGTAG GTGCTCCAAAGGGTATTCCTATAGTTACCCCTTTAATGGACTATGTTCGTCAGAAAAGAGCTGCTCGGGGTGGAGCTCGG AGAACCATTTTGAATGGAAAGCCAACGAGGAGAGTCAGTGGAATGCTCTCCAGGAATACAGGCTCAGGATCTTCAAGAGGTGGCTCAGAAAAAAGAACTTCTACCATG TACGTGTTGAGGGACAGCTCAAAGGGTGCAAGCAGCAAGGAGAAATCATCTTCCGTACCGGTTTTTAAACAGGATGAGCAACGACTCTTGGACAAATCTGTCACTTCAGCTGCAGTCTCCAGAACTGATTCATTGGAAGGGGAAG GCGGCTCAGGTTCCTCTGAAATTGGGAAGCAGAAAATCTTACTTCTgaaagggaaagaaaaggaaacCTCTAAT AATGCAGCTCCTCATGCCAACAATTTGCACAGTCCAATTCCTCTTAAACAGAATCATCGACGCGAATCTAATGATAGGATCATCAGGAGTGTCCTTAACAGGGATATTCGGCAAAATCAAACATTATCTGGATCTCAATCCGAACACCGAATTCGCAATATAAATCAGGACAGAGACAAGAAACCTCCTCGTCCCACAAATGTGCAGTCATTTCAGAAGAATGCAAATGGGTCTCCTGAGGGTAAGTTAGCCAGCCATGATTCGCAAGCTTTTCATACTGAGAAAGAAGAAAGACGTACAAGGAACAGGGATAGACCTGATCGTGGTGTTTGGGCTCCTATTCGACGATCGGATGGATCACATGCAAGTGACGAATCTTTATCATCCTCTATTTTCCAAACGTCCCAAGTAGTGGATTCTTCTGAAG ATATTAAAAATGATGTGTTGATTATGCGCGGTGGTGAGTTCAGACATATCGGAAGTGGTCGTGGAGGTCATAAGTCTGTTGGCAATG GTTCTTATAGGCAAGGGGGTCGGCGTGGTTCGGCATATAATATCAAGGATGCCGATGGCTCCCAAGTGGAAGGGAAGTTCCCAAAGAGAGGAGGTTCTTCTGGCCATGTTTCCCATGAG aAACAATTGTGGGTCCAAAAGTCCAGTCCTGGTTCATAG
- the LOC140987854 gene encoding regulator of nonsense transcripts UPF3-like isoform X9, whose amino-acid sequence MKGMLDRTKVVVRHLPPTISQSNFVEQIDSRFSGRYRWLSFRPGKSSQKHVTYSRASIDFNKSDDVLEFAEFFNGHVFVNEKGTQYKTIVEYAPSQRVPKNWSKNDGREGTILKDPEYLEFLDFLAKPTENLPSAEVQLERKEAERVGAPKGIPIVTPLMDYVRQKRAARGGARRTILNGKPTRRVSGMLSRNTGSGSSRGGSEKRTSTMYVLRDSSKGASSKEKSSSVPVFKQDEQRLLDKSVTSAAVSRTDSLEGEGGSSEIGKQKILLLKGKEKETSNNAAPHANNLHSPIPLKQNHRRESNDRIIRSVLNRDIRQNQTLSGSQSEHRIRNINQDRDKKPPRPTNVQSFQKNANGSPEGKLASHDSQAFHTEKEERRTRNRDRPDRGVWAPIRRSDGSHASDESLSSSIFQTSQVVDSSEDIKNDVLIMRGGEFRHIGSGRGGHKSVGNGSYRQGGRRGSAYNIKDADGSQVEGKFPKRGGSSGHVSHEKQLWVQKSSPGS is encoded by the exons ATGAAGGGGATGCTAGATCGAACGAAGGTGGTGGTGCGGCATTTGCCGCCGACTATTTCTCAGTCGAATTTCGTCGAGCAAATCGATTCTCGCTTCTCTGGTCGCTACCGTTGGCTTTCTTTTAGGCCGGGCAAGTCAAG CCAGAAGCATGTAACATATTCAAGAGCAAGCATCGACTTTAATAAATCAGATGATGTGCTAGAGTTCGCTGAGTTTTTTAATGGCCATGTTTTTGTCAATGAGAAAG GGACCCAGTATAAAACAATTGTTGAGTACGCCCCTTCACAGCGTGTTCCAAAGAATTGGTCAAAGAATGATGGTCGTGAAGGGACTATATTGAAAG ATCCTGAATATTTGGAGTTCCTTGATTTTCTTGCGAAGCCTACTGAGAATCTTCCCAGTGCAGAGGTACAGCTGGAGAGAAAGGAAGCAGAACGAGTAG GTGCTCCAAAGGGTATTCCTATAGTTACCCCTTTAATGGACTATGTTCGTCAGAAAAGAGCTGCTCGGGGTGGAGCTCGG AGAACCATTTTGAATGGAAAGCCAACGAGGAGAGTCAGTGGAATGCTCTCCAGGAATACAGGCTCAGGATCTTCAAGAGGTGGCTCAGAAAAAAGAACTTCTACCATG TACGTGTTGAGGGACAGCTCAAAGGGTGCAAGCAGCAAGGAGAAATCATCTTCCGTACCGGTTTTTAAACAGGATGAGCAACGACTCTTGGACAAATCTGTCACTTCAGCTGCAGTCTCCAGAACTGATTCATTGGAAGGGGAAGGTG GTTCCTCTGAAATTGGGAAGCAGAAAATCTTACTTCTgaaagggaaagaaaaggaaacCTCTAAT AATGCAGCTCCTCATGCCAACAATTTGCACAGTCCAATTCCTCTTAAACAGAATCATCGACGCGAATCTAATGATAGGATCATCAGGAGTGTCCTTAACAGGGATATTCGGCAAAATCAAACATTATCTGGATCTCAATCCGAACACCGAATTCGCAATATAAATCAGGACAGAGACAAGAAACCTCCTCGTCCCACAAATGTGCAGTCATTTCAGAAGAATGCAAATGGGTCTCCTGAGGGTAAGTTAGCCAGCCATGATTCGCAAGCTTTTCATACTGAGAAAGAAGAAAGACGTACAAGGAACAGGGATAGACCTGATCGTGGTGTTTGGGCTCCTATTCGACGATCGGATGGATCACATGCAAGTGACGAATCTTTATCATCCTCTATTTTCCAAACGTCCCAAGTAGTGGATTCTTCTGAAG ATATTAAAAATGATGTGTTGATTATGCGCGGTGGTGAGTTCAGACATATCGGAAGTGGTCGTGGAGGTCATAAGTCTGTTGGCAATG GTTCTTATAGGCAAGGGGGTCGGCGTGGTTCGGCATATAATATCAAGGATGCCGATGGCTCCCAAGTGGAAGGGAAGTTCCCAAAGAGAGGAGGTTCTTCTGGCCATGTTTCCCATGAG aAACAATTGTGGGTCCAAAAGTCCAGTCCTGGTTCATAG
- the LOC140987854 gene encoding regulator of nonsense transcripts UPF3-like isoform X5, protein MKGMLDRTKVVVRHLPPTISQSNFVEQIDSRFSGRYRWLSFRPGKSSQKHVTYSRASIDFNKSDDVLEFAEFFNGHVFVNEKGTQYKTIVEYAPSQRVPKNWSKNDGREGTILKDPEYLEFLDFLAKPTENLPSAEVQLERKEAERVGAPKGIPIVTPLMDYVRQKRAARGGARRTILNGKPTRRVSGMLSRNTGSGSSRGGSEKRTSTMYVLRDSSKGASSKEKSSSVPVFKQDEQRLLDKSVTSAAVSRTDSLEGEGGGSGSSEIGKQKILLLKGKEKETSNNAAPHANNLHSPIPLKQNHRRESNDRIIRSVLNRDIRQNQTLSGSQSEHRIRNINQDRDKKPPRPTNVQSFQKNANGSPEGKLASHDSQAFHTEKEERRTRNRDRPDRGVWAPIRRSDGSHASDESLSSSIFQTSQVVDSSEDIKNDVLIMRGGEFRHIGSGRGGHKSVGNGSYRQGGRRGSAYNIKDADGSQVEGKFPKRGGSSGHVSHEKQLWVQKSSPGS, encoded by the exons ATGAAGGGGATGCTAGATCGAACGAAGGTGGTGGTGCGGCATTTGCCGCCGACTATTTCTCAGTCGAATTTCGTCGAGCAAATCGATTCTCGCTTCTCTGGTCGCTACCGTTGGCTTTCTTTTAGGCCGGGCAAGTCAAG CCAGAAGCATGTAACATATTCAAGAGCAAGCATCGACTTTAATAAATCAGATGATGTGCTAGAGTTCGCTGAGTTTTTTAATGGCCATGTTTTTGTCAATGAGAAAG GGACCCAGTATAAAACAATTGTTGAGTACGCCCCTTCACAGCGTGTTCCAAAGAATTGGTCAAAGAATGATGGTCGTGAAGGGACTATATTGAAAG ATCCTGAATATTTGGAGTTCCTTGATTTTCTTGCGAAGCCTACTGAGAATCTTCCCAGTGCAGAGGTACAGCTGGAGAGAAAGGAAGCAGAACGAGTAG GTGCTCCAAAGGGTATTCCTATAGTTACCCCTTTAATGGACTATGTTCGTCAGAAAAGAGCTGCTCGGGGTGGAGCTCGG AGAACCATTTTGAATGGAAAGCCAACGAGGAGAGTCAGTGGAATGCTCTCCAGGAATACAGGCTCAGGATCTTCAAGAGGTGGCTCAGAAAAAAGAACTTCTACCATG TACGTGTTGAGGGACAGCTCAAAGGGTGCAAGCAGCAAGGAGAAATCATCTTCCGTACCGGTTTTTAAACAGGATGAGCAACGACTCTTGGACAAATCTGTCACTTCAGCTGCAGTCTCCAGAACTGATTCATTGGAAGGGGAAGGTG GCGGCTCAGGTTCCTCTGAAATTGGGAAGCAGAAAATCTTACTTCTgaaagggaaagaaaaggaaacCTCTAAT AATGCAGCTCCTCATGCCAACAATTTGCACAGTCCAATTCCTCTTAAACAGAATCATCGACGCGAATCTAATGATAGGATCATCAGGAGTGTCCTTAACAGGGATATTCGGCAAAATCAAACATTATCTGGATCTCAATCCGAACACCGAATTCGCAATATAAATCAGGACAGAGACAAGAAACCTCCTCGTCCCACAAATGTGCAGTCATTTCAGAAGAATGCAAATGGGTCTCCTGAGGGTAAGTTAGCCAGCCATGATTCGCAAGCTTTTCATACTGAGAAAGAAGAAAGACGTACAAGGAACAGGGATAGACCTGATCGTGGTGTTTGGGCTCCTATTCGACGATCGGATGGATCACATGCAAGTGACGAATCTTTATCATCCTCTATTTTCCAAACGTCCCAAGTAGTGGATTCTTCTGAAG ATATTAAAAATGATGTGTTGATTATGCGCGGTGGTGAGTTCAGACATATCGGAAGTGGTCGTGGAGGTCATAAGTCTGTTGGCAATG GTTCTTATAGGCAAGGGGGTCGGCGTGGTTCGGCATATAATATCAAGGATGCCGATGGCTCCCAAGTGGAAGGGAAGTTCCCAAAGAGAGGAGGTTCTTCTGGCCATGTTTCCCATGAG aAACAATTGTGGGTCCAAAAGTCCAGTCCTGGTTCATAG